The nucleotide window TGGGCCGCATCCTCACCACTCCCCAAGTATTTCTAATCCCCTTCGCTCCACTCGTACGCTACTCCACCAGCAAGTTCTATAATCTTCTCAATCAAATCCGGTGGAACCTCCCCTTGCGTTCCAATAAGCTCCTCCCGGAGCTGGAACGCGGTATCCTCTCGTTCTTTCCCACATGATCCGTCAAAGGGGTTCGTAACCACAACCCTTTCGAGCTTCCCGCTCTTCTCATCCACCCATCCTATGACAAACCAGCAGAGGCTCTTCCCGTTTTCGGCGCATTCGAGTTTAATGTCCACCCAGCTCCCGTTGGCCTTAAAGAGGGCAAATGTACTGCTGCACTCTCTGCTCGCGTTCTCTATTCCCAGCTCTCTCAGAAGTTTTTGGCGTTTCTCGTAGGGGAAATGCCCCCCGAGTGCGAACTGCGCCGTGGTTCCCGTAACCCCAAGGACTTCGTGGGTGGTGTGGTTCACCGCGTACTCCACCCATGGAAAGCCCCTCACTGCACTCCAGTTGCTCGGATAGTAGGCTGTAAGCTTAACGTAGACCACGTCATCTTCTTGAGGCTCTCTGAGTTCGTCGTAGTACACCCAGAAACGCCGCTCCCGAGGATCGTAGGAGGCACTGAAACGACCATGAGTTACATGATCCACTTCAATTTTGACGTTATCCCCAAGCTTTTCCACAACATCTGACCTTGTTGCCTTAAAATGGCTTATCGCGGCGTAGATATCGGCCCCGTATTCCACCCAGACAAACCGGGTTATTTCCTCACTCTGATCGGCACACATCTCCAGCTTGTTCTCGAGTTTTCCTATTCTATGGTGGGAGTCAGCGAGGAGAGCTATGAGCACACGGTTACCAGAAGAAATACGGCTCCCCTGAGCTTTTCATCCACTCCAACCACCAAAATTTAATCGAGTTGAGGGTTTATAAAATTACCTTACATTGGTGTATGCTCCTTATACTATGGAAGTAGCTCACTGCCCCCCACTCTCGTCGAAGCCCTTTCGAAGCAGACTCCCCTCTTCACTCATAATTAGGGGGAGCGGCACTTTTTTTACCCATCACGATTGTAGGCTTCGCTCCCACCTTAGCCCCTAAAAGGGCAGGAGTTACGAAAGGATAAAGTTTTTTATTATGTTTGTGCTATAAACTCGATGAGGTGTGGAAATGCCCCCTCAAAAGCACCTCGAAGTCCTCCGCAGGCTCTATGAAAGGTTAAGCCAAAGCGACGTCACATGGGCGGTTACCGGGAGCCTCGGCTTTGCACTCCAGGGCGTTCCCGTTGAGGTTCATGACATTGACATCCAGACTGACGGGGAAGGGGCATACGAAATCGAGAGGCTCTTTTCGGAGTTCGTGGTCGAGCCCGTCAGGTTCAAGGAGAGCGAGAGAATCCGCTCGCACTTCGGAGCGCTGATGATTGATGGGGTTAAGGTTGAGATAATGGGCGAGGTACAGAAGAGGGTGAACGATGAGTGGGAGGAGCCGGTGGACGTAAAGAGGTACAGGCGCTTCGTGGAAGTCGAGGGCATGAAAATTCCCGTTCTCGACTTGGAGTACGAGTATAGGGCCTATCTAAAGCTTGGGAGGATGGAGAAGGCGGAGATACTGAGGAGGTTTTTAGGTAATGGGAAAGAGTAGCTTCCACATTCCCCTCTTTCGATGACAAGCCATTCTCTGCTCTAAATGTGAAGGATTCACAAAGAAAAAGTAACCCCTTGGTCATGTCTCTTCTTTTTCCGCTTTTTGAAGTTACATTTTGAAATTTATGAATATCCACATTTGATATTTATGTATTGCCTGTTAAGGGCCCAAAATTTTTAAATAAATCAAAGTAATATCATGTATTAAATAAGGCCGGCCTTCACAATAACCTACCTGATAGGATTGCGTGCAGATTTCTATTTTTTGAATTTGGGGATACCGGACTCCTGGGTAGATAAAATAAGGGCAAAAGGACGGGGAATACACTCATCTTGGCTGTTAAATTGGAATATCCCAAAAGCCGGGGTGTTGGTGATGTTCCCAAGCAGAAAAAGCAGGCTCCTAAGCCTGTTTTTGATGGGAGTTCTTATACTTGGGGTATTCCAGAGCGGGTGCTTGGGAGGCGGAAACGGAGAAACCGTGGTGCCGGACGAAACATCCGCCGCTGGAGAAGAAGAGTGGGCGGAAACTTCCGGCTCCAGGATTTTAGTCTTAGTGACCCCTCAAGAAGTTGAGCCTGGGGAAAGCGTTCTGATTACCGTGCAGGCACCTGAGAGCACAGAGGTAAGGGTGTCCATTGAGAACGAAAACAGCGGGTACACCAAGACGATTTACGTGGGACCAACTAATACCGATGGCAGTCTTACGCTGGAAGTGCCGATCTCCTCCAAAAACCTCGAAAAAAAGATTGGCAGGAACATTATAATAGTCGAAGCCCCCAGCTTGGGATTATGGGGATCCACTACGTTCGCAATCTCAGGCACCCCATCACCCCCCGTACTTGCCGAGGTACCGATCAAGAGGGGCAACTGGAACCCTGGACAGGATAGAATGGCAGAACTTCAGAAAGGGTTAGTGGAGCTCGCGTACCTGTTCAGCGAGGCAGAGATGGTAACGAACTCCGTCGTCTACGTAGACAATGAAAGGATACCCTATGAAGAGTTCAAGAAGAGAGTGGATGCGGCGATTTATCTATGGGAAGCCGTCCAAAAAAAGGCTAGCGAAGTGGGAGTCTTGGCTGAAGAACTCGCCTCGGAATCGGAGATGCCGACGTCAACCATGGCGCCTTATACTGGGAGCGACTCGTCCGAGGTTCATGCTTTGACTTTTGATGCATACCCAATAACGGGGATTCGGGCTCAAGAAGCTGGGGGAACAATAGACATCGTAGCCCATGCGAGGGACAAAAGGATAGCTGAGATTGTGGAGAACTTCGCCCCAAAGATCGGCGAGTCCGCGGCCCGCAGGAGAGCGGCCCTTATGTGGTTCAACGAATATATTCAGGACGAGGCGGCTTATCAGGCGAAGTTCTACGACGTGGCTTATAAAGTACTTCTGACCCTTGAAACCGCGGGGAAGTTCGCAGAAGGAGCCATAAGCCTGTATTCTGGGTATACAGGACTTCTCAGCGCCAAAACTACCGGAGAGGCCGCATTTAAACTTGGAACGCTCATACTTACAAAGTTTGGTGTCGTCTTCTCCCTTACAGAGCAGGGGGTCAAAATATACACTGGAGGTACCCTTTCAGACGAGAGCTACGCAATCTTTACACCTGGACACTACCTAAACGAAGCTATTGGGATAATCGGAGTCACCACGGGGGAACTCAGCGATCCCGATAACGTTGTTTACATCGCCGGTAAGGTCGGTAACTTGGTGTCCCCACTGGTATCCGAGGGGATAGAGTGGATAATACAAATGGATCTTGACCCTGAAAGCCACAAGCTCATCCTCCACTACTCCGAACTTCTAACGACGTCACCGTGGTCATCCGGTTCATCCTTTGAGGACATGGCTCCCAACATATTCCTTCCGGGGTTCTACGTGACGCCTACGGGGGAGCGCTTTAAGGTTGAGTGGACGTATCCAATTTTTGTGGAGAACCTGAAGAAGCACCTTTCCTCTGAATACGTGGTCATAACCCCCGAAGGCAAGATTAAAGAAGAAAAGACTTCGTCCACTGTATTTGACCCAAGCAAAAAATACAGGGCTGGTTATGTATTCACAATAGAACTTATGGACGGGGGAGTATACGATGTTATCTTTAACACTAGGGATTATGGCGACGGGGTATCTGCCGGTGGCACATACAATGTAAAATACACACATGATATCCTATGGGCAATCCAATACGCAGAGCTGACGGTTACCTTCGATGAAAACTATAGGATCACGTCTTTGAGGTCATGGTATAGGCTGGTTGACAAGGATGAGGGGGTACGTGAAGAGACCACATTATCGTGCAGTGACCTTAGTTTAGAACCCATTCCTGGCAAAGACCATGTGGTATACACCGGTGAAGGGGACGAATTGTCCTCATGCATATTGACTACGACTAAGAGTGAACTGCAGATGAGAAGACCACTCCGTCTACACATTGAGTTTGAGGAGTTGGAGGGGGGATGATGATTTGGTCATAAACTAGGCAGGAAAGTGAAAGCTAAAATCCTACCGCCAGAAGAGGGAAAAGAGGAGACACAGAATGCATACCCCATTGACCTGAACAGAGGAATCGATGCAGTGAGAAACCTGTGGCTGTCTCCTCCCGATGCGGAAATCCCCGAGATGATAGGCTTTGTGGGCGGAAGGGCCTTCATCAAGTTCACAAGGCTCCCCAACGGCTACCAGGTGAGGTACGAGAGTCCTGAGGAGGACAGGTACCCAATAGGAGAACTCACCGAGGAGGAGGCGGTGGAGTGCCTTGAGGACTTCTTTGAGGGGAGAAGCCCGAGGTGGGAGAACAAGTTAGGGGAGTACTGAGGGGTTGGGATGACCTCGTGGAAGAGGGGGGCGCTGGTATCCCTGAGGGCAGTCCTCCTGGTTTCCATTATTTTTGGGGCGTACGCCTACAGGGAGGCGGAGAATCTAGTCCCTGGAAGCGAGCTTCCGGCGGCCACCACCGAAGTTGAGACGGTGAACGGCTGGATCTGCAGTCTGCCCCTGGGGGTAGATGATCGAGCTGAGGGTTATTAATCCTATTCGGGGATGGCGTGAATGAGTAAGCTTAGGTTTTTCCTGGTGGCTGTGCTCCTGGTGCTTTTACTTGGGTGCATTGGCGGAAGGCCCGGAGTAACAAGGGTGGACTTTGAGCTGATAACGGTGATGAAAGAGGGCTCCACGTACAGGGCGGTCGTGTTCGTCAGGTCGGTTGAGCCAAGGGAGTCCATACCGGCTTCGGCTTTTTCAGTGGCCACAAGAAACGGGATATTCTTCCTTGATTCAGAGAACGTTTCATTCCTTGGCTTGGAGGGGGCACCGTACATCGAAGAGGGCAGGATTTTCGTCATCACCCTAAGGAAAGGAGACGGGTACTTCTGGATATACCCAACTCACTACGACGTTGCAATCGAGGGGCACCTCCTGGTGGTCGTGGGCAATTTGACGGAAGAGGAAGCCGGGGAGATGTCCCATTCTCTAAAGCCCCCCATCTTTCCAAAGCATTCCGTGGCCTACAAGGACGGGAGGCTCTTTCTTCTTGAGGACACGGGTTTTGGAAAAGCCGGAGAAGTCATTTCAGGCTTCAAAGAGGAGGAAGCAACGGGGATGGGCAATTTAACCCTGAGAGAGGGTTACTCCCTCAAAAGGATAACCATTGAAGGTGAAGGGGGTAGCGTGCAGGAGATTACGGTTGCCGTGTACAAAGGAAGCCGTGGCTTCTGGGTCGAGCCAGGGAACGAGGAGCAGAGGTCCTTTTTATTCCCGGGGGCCGAGGGCTCCTAAGAGAATGGGAGCGAGAGAGTAGGCTTTAATCTCCAAGAGTCCTGGAGACGGCCTTCGACGTTTTAGAGCGTGTGGGTTTATTATTTCCCTGTCGATTCAACTACCATGATCACCTTCCCGTCTTCCTCCTTCACCCCCTCAACGAGGTCTTCGCTCAAGACCTCCACCCAGCCGCGCTCCCAGAGGAGCCTCTTCCAGAAGACTCTCCCTTTAGAGTCGAGCTTCATAACGAAGGCCCTCCCCTCAACCTCTCCCCCAACGAGAAGGCCATCTCCAAGCGGGAGGAGTGACGTGGCGGCGCCGTTCGGGAGGGTTACCTCCCATTCTTTGCTCCAGACCCAGAGGTCGTCTCCCTTGTAGCCGGCTAAAATGAGCCCGCCGTTCCAGAGGGTTGCAGTGAGGGCTATCCCCTCCTCCACAAGGGTCTCCTTGCCCAGAAGGTTCCCGTCGGAATCGAAGTCAAAGGCAAGGACTTTCCAGCGGTCATCCTTAACGCTCCCGATGAGCATCGGCCTTTCTCCGGGGAGAAGGGATGCCGGAACAACCTCCTCCCAGTTGCCAAAGTCCTTCAGCCACTTCAGTTCGCCGTCCATCGAGAGCTTCCCAACGAAGAAGCCCATGTTTCCGGGCCGTCCCGTGTCGCCGGCTATGAACACTGAATCTCCCGCGGGAAGAATGGAGTAGGTAGTCTCGTTGCCCCGTATCTCAATCTTCCGCTCCCAGAGGACGTTTAACTCCTCATCAAGCCTTGCGACGTAGGCCTTCCAGCCCTCCCCGCCGTCGGGTGTTGCCCTCCCTTCAACGGCCCCTCCGATTAGGTAGCCGCCCTCAATTCTCGCTATCGAGTGCCCTTCCCAGTCGTCTTTTCCACCCAAAAAGCGGGTTTCGAGGATTTCTTCGCCCTCAACCCTAGCCAGCATGATTCTGTAGTTCCTCCCGTCGTGGACGCTCCCGATTAGTAGATCGCTGGCCAAAGCAACCGGAACCGTCTCGATGCCGAATGAGTATCTCTCCATCCTTCGCACCACCCAAATTACAACTTCACGTGGTCTTAAATAGTTTTTGTCGGAGATAACGTCTGTTGGAGAACGTGAGAGAACGCACACGTGTACCATGATAACAACAATAAAAATGAAGTCAGCAACATACGTCTAGTGTTTAAGCAAAATTAAAGAAGAAAGGCCAATCCTCACTTTTTGGCCATTGCGAGCAACATCCTCCATACCCTGACGGTGTACTCCGGTGTGGGCGGGTAGCTCTGCACGACCTCCACTATCTCCGCGTTCTTCTTAAACGTCGGGGAGTCCTCCAGCAGTTTCTCAATTGTCTCTTTGTTCGGTGCTCTCCACATCGTATAGGCTCCGAAGTCCGTGTTGTAGCTTGCAAGAAACTCTACGCCTTCCGGCAATGAGGGTATCCGCTCAAAGAAGTCTGCAGCCTCTTTCACAGCGCTTAGGAGCTCTTCGTCTGGGTACCTGTGGGTTACGAGGTACATCGGCATGGAAACACCTCCAAGCGTTCATTAATATGTTATACGGTGCCAGAGGGAGCATCCAGAAGAGGAGAATCCTCCCGTAATCTTGTGCTCCAGGTATCCTAACACTCCCCTTCTTGTGGGACTTTTATTTGGAACTTGTCCTTGTCATATATAAATTTTTTCATTGATCTACTTGTTACTTTTTCGTATATAATTTTCACATATAACAGCTTTCTGCGGGCTCTGGGAGAAACTTGGGCATGCTTAAAACTTGGCTCTTTCTGGAGTATCCTTAAAGTTTTCTATGTGGTTAACCTAGGGCTTTTACCGGAAGCCTTCTGTGGACATGTATGCGATGCATCTGCGGTTCTAGCCGATGCGGATAATGCCATGCTTGAAGCGCTTCCTAAAACTGGTAAGCTAAGAAGTTTCAAGGAACAGTTAATAGATGCTGAGGGAGTCGAAGGAAAAGATAAAAGAAACAATATTAACCTTGTACTAGCCCTACAACTTTATTGATGTTTTTTGCATAACTCGCAGCGCGGATATATAGGGCATAAGCTAATCTCAGTGCTTCAGTGTTTTCAAATCTTTCAGACTCTATGCTCCTTTTTACTAAGGAATCTGCCGTTTTTATCTCTGAATCAACGAATCTTAAAAGGTACAGAGACAATACGTTACCATTTGCGTTTTTGATAGCCTCATTCAGTGCTTGAACTGCTTGTTTTTTGGCTTGATAAATATCACCGGCAGTTATTGTAGCGTTTGCATACCATGGATCGGGGACCTTTGAAAGGGTATCCAGGCTTTCTGCTAGAACAAATGCATGTATAACGTCTATAGTTGCCGATGCCCTAAATCCCTTGTCAAATCTTGACTCTGCTCTTTTAATAACTCCTTTTGCCTCACGCAAAGTTAGATTTGCAAAGGATTCTTTTGGATAAGTGCTAGTATTAAGCTTCAACATCACTTCTTTATTGAACCTTGTGTAGATCTCCATGATATTCCCTTCTTGACCAGTTCCATCTTTTTGAAGTGAATTTAGCAAGAATTCTGCGTCCTCCAAGTTTCCACGAACTGCTTCTAAAGCGCCCAGTGAATAGGCAATTCTAAGCTCCCTTGGTCTATTGTTCAGGTTCAATATTTCCTGAGCTTGGCTTAGCCAGTTCTCAGCAGACTCAAGACTCCTCTCGACTTCTGCCGTAATAATTAAGGACTGTTCTAGATTCTCTCCATTATACTTTAATCTGGCCTTTAGAAGCTGTATCTTGCTCCCCCAGTTTGGAACTTCGTTAAGAACATCTTTTTCGCTTAATTCTCCTTCCTTAGCTTGAGTATATGCTATGACTGTTGTTGCCTCTACTGAGGCCTCTCTAGCACTTATTAATGCTCTCCATGAGTCCTTTTCAGATTTGGAGATTTCAAGTTTTTTGATGGCACTCTGCATCACTCTTTGGATTTCTCTGTCATTTAATGTGGTTGACTGGGCCTGAGAGATTAAATATTCTGCACGATTAACAGTGGCCTCAAGGAGTGCGTTATCTACGGCAACGGGGCTTGGAATTGTTGGGGTTTCTACTTTTAATGTGGACTCCAATATCTCCTTGTTGTCCTTTGTACTCACGGCATATATGCTTACACTTAATAAAAGAACAAAAACCAATCCGATACCTATAACTTTTTTAATATCCATGACCTCCGCCTCCTTTCACCGATAAATTTCAAAATCCGCGAAAAGCCATATATCAATATCATCTACATGGATAAAGGGGTAATAATTGAATCCTGCTTCAGCAAGAGCATGTACATCCACAAGGTACCATCCTGTGTTTACTGGTGAATCAATATACCAAAGCCAATCTGCTCCTTGTAAACTTGGTTCAGCGTTATATCTAAATATCCCACCTTTCAAATCATTATCTCTTGTAATTTCTATCCTATCTCCTTCATCTAACTTAATTAAGCCCCATGGAGATGGGAAGGGTAAACCAACTTGAGAAATTACAAAATCCCAAAGGACATCTAAAGCATATTGAAGCTCATCAGGTAAATTACTTTGAGTTTGTCCGTTATCAAATCCGACTGGATCCGTAAATCTAACACTAGATGGAGTATTGACTGCTCTTACTGTTATTTTGTGATTTCGTGAGTTTGGATTATATGGTTGCCTTCCATCCCATCGAGTATCATCGTAACTCAATCCAAATGTGGTTGCTTGATGAACCTCAACAGTACTATCCGGAGAAGGAGCTTGTTTTCTTGCTTCACCAGCAGCATCTGCATATGCCTGTACAATAAGCCAATTTTCTCCATTCCAATCATAGTAAACATTCTGACTGTACGGACCGCTAAGTGTCTCTAATGCAGTGGCAATAACAGAACAAAGAGGTAATAGTATTAATATGGCCGCTACTAACATATTGCTTTTACTAACAATTTTCATCCCTCCCTTGGGTTTTCATAACTATTATTGTAATTCCAATTATTTAACCTTTTTGGTTTATAATAGTAAATTTGACTTTGAAAAAAAAAGTAAGCACTAAAAATGCTCATTCCAGAGATTAAAGGAACTTAAAACTTTAGAACTTCAAAAGGTAACCAAATTTTTAATTATTTTTCTAGAATTTAAAAGGATTATTAAAATAAGTTTTCTAAACATTGTCAAAGCAAGTTGAGAAATGAGATTCAAAAGGGGACTAAAACGTAACATTTAACTATCTACAATCCTCCCCCAATCGAAACCACAAATTTTTCGTTTATCCTGAATGAAACAACCATCGTCCTGAAGGAGAGGTAGTCAAGAGGAATGTCAAAGTCCCCGGTTTTTCTAAAACCTGCCCTTATCCTTCCGTTGTGGTTTCTGGATAGTCTTAAAATTTGTTTCTCAATGAGAACCTCCAG belongs to Palaeococcus ferrophilus DSM 13482 and includes:
- a CDS encoding nucleotidyltransferase domain-containing protein translates to MPPQKHLEVLRRLYERLSQSDVTWAVTGSLGFALQGVPVEVHDIDIQTDGEGAYEIERLFSEFVVEPVRFKESERIRSHFGALMIDGVKVEIMGEVQKRVNDEWEEPVDVKRYRRFVEVEGMKIPVLDLEYEYRAYLKLGRMEKAEILRRFLGNGKE